A single region of the Bacteroidales bacterium genome encodes:
- a CDS encoding exodeoxyribonuclease III, with amino-acid sequence MKRIFSFNVNGIRSAIGKGLYDWIAKEKPDVLCLQELKAHEQQIPLMEVHALGYETFLLPAHKKGYSGVAIFTRIKPTNVEMGMNMDIYDQEGRFMRADFGQLSIVSVYHPSGTSGEERQAFKMKWLGDFLRYIENLRFRRPYLIIAGDFNIAHEEIDIHDPIGNANNSGFLPEEREWFTNFLHHQYVDTFRYLYPDKQVYSWWSFRFQARKKNKGWRIDYIIITPNLLPYLKDAFIHQDVEMSDHCPVSITFDWNAFQKDHV; translated from the coding sequence ATGAAACGCATATTTTCATTTAACGTGAATGGAATTCGATCGGCTATTGGTAAAGGATTATATGATTGGATAGCCAAAGAAAAACCAGATGTATTATGTCTTCAGGAGCTGAAAGCACATGAACAACAAATACCACTGATGGAAGTACATGCCTTAGGTTATGAAACCTTTTTATTACCGGCTCATAAAAAGGGGTATAGTGGGGTTGCTATTTTTACTCGCATCAAGCCCACCAATGTAGAAATGGGAATGAATATGGATATATATGACCAGGAAGGACGCTTTATGAGAGCTGATTTTGGTCAACTATCAATCGTTTCTGTTTATCATCCTTCTGGCACGTCGGGAGAAGAACGACAAGCTTTCAAGATGAAATGGCTCGGAGACTTTTTGCGTTACATTGAAAATCTTCGCTTCCGGCGCCCTTATCTCATCATTGCAGGAGACTTCAATATTGCACACGAAGAGATAGATATTCACGATCCAATAGGCAATGCTAATAACTCGGGTTTTTTACCTGAGGAAAGGGAATGGTTCACTAATTTTCTTCATCATCAATATGTAGACACTTTCCGATATTTGTACCCTGATAAACAGGTCTATTCATGGTGGTCATTTCGTTTTCAAGCTCGCAAAAAGAATAAAGGTTGGAGAATAGACTACATCATTATCACTCCTAACTTGCTTCCTTATCTTAAAGATGCATTTATACATCAAGATGTTGAAATGAGTGATCATTGCCCTGTAAGTATTACATTCGATTGGAATGCTTTTCAGAAGGACCATGTTTAA